The following DNA comes from Odocoileus virginianus isolate 20LAN1187 ecotype Illinois chromosome 26, Ovbor_1.2, whole genome shotgun sequence.
GCAGCCCTGGCCTGGCCTCTCTGGCCTGCCCAGATCCTGTGTCCCCACCACCACCGACTAACGGCTCAGCCACCTGCTCTCACTCCTGGCAACCGCAGCCCCAGTGGTAGCAGGATCATTTCTGCTGTCACATGAGGGAGGGATCAGGTGGCCCTGGGGACAGGCCAGGACTGGGGCTGGGGTAGAGGTCTACAAGTGGAAACCCTTTGGCCACCATGGCTGCTAAAATGGAAGAGGGGGCCCTTTGGGCCTGCCCAGTGAGCAGAGACTTCAAGACAGAACAAGGCTGGCTGGCGAGGGGGCTGAAACTTAGGGACACCCATGCCGCACTGCAGGGAGGAAGAATGTTCAGAACCctttgaagaagaagaaattcacCAGCAGTCCTACAAGTGACTGAGATTCAAACACTCCAGGCACATGATCCCAACCCTGGGTGTccatgcagcactgtttacaaaaacCAAAGCCCCCCTAAACTAGGGCAGCGCTCAGGCAGATTCCTGGCTCTAAAAGATGCCCACCACTATCAATTTGTAGTGTAGAAAACCATGCAGGAATAACCTCTGATGACAAAAACAGGATTTAAAACTCCAATAAACTTTTGGGGGTATGTCCATGCAGTGATGGCTTCTCAGGTTATCTGTGTCGCAACTTACTAGATGGTGTGCTTTAAATACATGCAGTTTATGGTATGCCACTTATTCCTCAATAACTTTAAAGAAACTGACAGTGACAAAAAGTTTAAGCAAATTTCCCATATGGCAAAACCCAAACTGCATACATtatgagacaaagaaaacaaaatggaatcacGCGCCATCCTTTATATTAGAACATGGCAGACGCTTTTGCTTTTACAAGTTGCTGCTAAACTACACTTATAACTTGGGTATAAGCTCAACTTAAAAATACTAAACATGCAAGGAATAAAGGGCTGATGGGGTCTGCATATTATAGATCCAGCAGAGGCTACGGAGGGCCAGGGTGCAGCGGAGGTAAGGCCAGGTGCACATGGACCAGATGCTGAGTGTAGAGTAGGTGTGAAGTGCCACGCTGAGGACTAACCCTGCACTGTGCCCCTGACCTCCGCTACACCCTCAGAAGGGAGGTACCAGCACTGCCAGGGCGGAGAATCTGGTACTCTCTGGGCCACAGTCTCACAGGCAGGAGTGGCAGAGCGAGAATGGAACGCAAGCCAGCCCACCCAgagcccagcctccctccccacaacccaGCCTCCCGCCTCTGGTCTGGCCCCgcagagggaggggagagccATCCGGCCATACCTGCTGGTGGCTGCCGCGGGGCCGTGATCAGGAGAAGAAAAGACACGGTGCAGGTAGTCGTTCAGCAGCTTCTCATGCACGAGGCCTGGGCCACAGGTTAGAAGGGAGAAGGGACACAGGGTCAGTGTGGCTCCCAGTCCCTACCGGCCACAGAGGCGCCTGGTCCAAGCCCAGCCACAGGGGTCAGAGGAGCAGTCCCAGTGGGTGCCCTGCTCCATGGCAGTTGGTGGAGAAGAGGGGGCTCACACGTACAAGGAGGCGCAGGAGGGCCCGGGGCTCAAAGGACCTGGGACATGGCTGCCTCTGTGtcttcttcctgcttccctcAACACTGGGAGCCTCCTCCCCGCCCTGCCAACCCTTACCTGTGACCCTGGATTTCTCAGCATCTGAGGTCAGTTTATAGCTCTTGCGGGAGAAAGCCATGCCGCCCTCCTTGGATGCCATCTTTCACCTCTTGTGGGCAACCTGTAGTCCTGAGGGCTTAAGCAGAGGCAGAGCCTGTCTATTTGAAGGAAGCCAAGGGCTCCCATATTGACCTCAATCCTGGGGTGTCAGGAAGGCCTAGGAACAGGTGAAGCCACTGCACGTGCACTCACGCATGCACCAACCCAGGAAGTCTCTCACCACTCTGCCAGACCCTGGGGCCCTCCAAGCAGGGGTTTCCAGCTTGCTACAcagggagggtgggtgggggtctGGGACCACGTGACAGTACCCCCACCCTGACCCAGTGCTCACTCAGGCCCCGACAGGGAGCAGATGCCACATGTGTTTGTTAAAGCAAACTATTAACGAACGCCTCAACGCAGTAGGAAATCAGACCCAGGTGTCCAAAGGGAGGTGGCGCAGGAACAGAGCTCCTGTACCCTTCTCGGCTATCAACCATGCTGGGTCCACATGTGGAAGAGAGAACCCTACACCTAGTCCACCATCCAAAGACCTTGGTGTCATCTCCAGCTGCAAGTCTTACTGACATCCAAGGCCAGGACCCCCTGCCTCAGTTCCAGGATCCTCCTCCCTTCTCTATTCCAAAGACCCGCCAGTTTTCTTgtccccaccaacacacacaacATCCCACCCCCTTAAGCAGCAGCTCTGCCCTCATTACAGAACACACAGTTCCCACTGCTGTCCATCCCTCACACAACCATGGTGTTGTTATAGCTGCTTCCGAAGGGGCACTAAGTCGCTGGTGCCAGCCTCACTGATCTAGAGCTGTGTTGCCCAACACAGCAGCTGTTAACCACATGTGGCTCTTTAAATTTCAATTCAAgtttcacagggcttcccaggcagtgctagcggtaaagaacccgcctgccaatgcaggaagacctaggagatgtgggttcaatccctgggtggggaaaagttaaaaaatttaaaagtcaatttCTCAATTCGACTGGTCACGTTTCAAGGATTTCCGTGGCCCCATGTGGTTAATGGTTACTGGACTACACACCGAAAATAAAGAACACTGCcaccatcacagaaagttctattagTCGGTGCGGGTCTAGAGCCCAGTCCGCTAGCAATGCCTGAGACAGAACTCCTCGCTCTTATCTCACCCCAAACAGCTCCTCTGCTCCCGCCACACATTTTTGCCCACTCCCAGTTGGCACCACGCCTGCCCCTCAAGAAGGCGACTCCCTGCCCTGCCGCCCGCCACCGGCCTCTGACATAGAGCAGGTGCACGACAGGTTAGACGTTGTCACGGAGCTGATGAGCAAACCTTCCGGACATCCACTCCAGGTGTCAGGTGCTGAGGACCCAGGTGGGAGGCGGGCCTTGACTTTTGCCCGGGGGCTCCCTGTCACGTCGTCCCGTTCAGCCCCGCCGAGGGTTCCGGGCTCGGAACCGAAGCCACCCCCAAGGACGCGAGGGCACCGCTAGTCGCCTCCGTCCCGGCCCCAAGCTCTGGAGGACCCTCCAGACCAGCTCCGGCCCGGAGTCCGGCACCACAGGCTGCGATCCCTCGCGCGGCAAGCACTCTCACAACTGGACGGGCCGGGGACGCAAGAGGAGCCACGGGGAAGCCCGCCCATCTCGGAGCCCGGCCGCCCCTCACTCACCCCCCAACCTCCGGCGCGGAGTCCCGACTCACAACATCCGCCCAGCTCTCGGCTACGGCGTCCGTCCGGGGCCAAACCGCGCGGCCGCCGCGCACGCGCACGCGCACCGACCCGCACCCGGCCTCCACTAGGTGGCACCCGCCTCTGCAGCCTCCAAGCAGGGATGTTCCCGGGGCCCGCCTCGCCCCCACTGCCCAACCTCTTTCGCCGCCGTCCCCCACCTGCGCGGGAGGAGCTCCTGGCCCAGCCGTGCCGTTAACGCTGTGTCCTGAGAGACCTTGGTCGCCTATCTCTCTACTCCTGCCCGTATTTGGAGATCCGGCCCACAGGTCCGCTAGGACGTCCGAAAGGCTGCTCCTCCCAGGGGTCTCTGCCACCTGTCACCCTCACCTCCATGCAGGCCAGACGCGTGGCCTCGCTCACCTTTCCCAGGGATGGCACCTCTGGCCGGGCGAGGAGAGCTTCCCTGGTCTTTGCTGACAGGGGCGTGGGCAGACCTGCCTCCAGTGGGGGCCCATCAGTCATCAAAGCAACAGGGAATTTTCTCCACTTTACAGGGGaaagctgaagctcagaaaaaTTTAATATCACCACTTTCAAGCTGGAATCCTGGCCTCCGGCAGCAAGCATATCCACACAGCCCTTCCCTTCAGAGGGGCCTAGACTGTGGGGGccgcacacccccaccccacagcacCTCAGGTGTCCTCAGTGAACCTTTCCAACACTGCCCACTATATTGGGAGGCTTCTTGGGGGTAACTATGCCAGAGTGAGTACCCCTGTACTTCACCTAGGGGGATTGAGGCCTGGCGTATCACCGCCGTTACTGCCACTGGGCTTCAGGTCAGATCCCAGAAAGCCTAGAGTGGGGGTGTGGAGACAGAGCCACCCAATCCTGTAGGGACAGGTTTCACAACTTCCTGGAAGGGGCCGTGGTGGGTCACAGTGCAGCCTCCAGCCAGGAGGATGGGGTGGCTGCCACTCCTGCTGCTTCTGATATGGTTCTCAGGGGCCCCTGGTAAGTGCCTTTCGCCTCAGCCCTGATCCCCATCTGTCTTCAGAAAGGGGTCGGCCCCAGGCCCATCCCGCTATCTGAGCCAGGAACTTACTTTCCTACTGAGCGTGTAGCAGTGAGTGACCTTGGCTTCTTTCACAGAGCTGGGCAGCCAAAGGAACACAAACACATTGCCTATTCAGGCCTGCGGTGAAATGTCTGCTGTATGTTTGAGGCAGTGTTAGGACCACACagtcacatacacatatgtgGGCATTTATCCCTTATGAGCCAGACCTAATCCTCCTACCTAGCATATACCCTTATGCTGGTTAggcgactcagacagtaaagaatctgtctgcaacgcaggagacccaggttgggaagatcctctggagaaggaaatggcaacccactccagtattcttgccaggagaatcccatggacagagaagcctggcaggctacagaccatggggtcacaaagagttggacaggactgagcaactaacactttcagcaTTTACCCTTATGCTGGTTAGAACTTAGACTTGGAGTCAGAATGCTTGGGTTGGGCCTTTGCCTTGTTAATAAGATAGCTCTGAGCCTTCACATCCTCACGTGAGAAACAAGATGGCATAAGCTCCATAGGGCCAGCACCAGCATGCACTGCGCTGAGTATGTTTTACAGCTGAGCCCAGTGCCTTGCCCACTAAACAGGTGCACTAGTGATTACAGTCATGTCTGAGCCTGCCCCTCCCATCCAGTTACAGGGGTCTGACCCTTGAAGGGATCACAGGGTCCACTCCAGAGGCCTTGTATTTTGATCTCCTGAATGAATAAAGTGTGTGCATGCTGATATACCTGTGCTGATTCTCATGCCCACCCTGCAGGGCAGCGCTCGCCCTTGAATGACTTCCAGGTGCTTCGGGGTACGGAGCTGCAACACCTGCTACACTCAGTGGGGCCCAGGACTTGGCAAGAAGATGTGGCAAATGCTGAGGAATGTGCAGGCCGCTGTGGGCCCCTCCTGGACTGCAGGTGAGTGGCCACTGGACCTAGATAAGACTGGAGAGAGAGGAACCTGGGCACTGGTGACCCTGTGCCTCTTCTTCCCAGGGCCTTCCACTACAACTTAAGCAGCCATGGTTGCCAGTTGCTGCCATGGACCCAGCACTCACCTCATACACGACTGCAGCGTTCTGGGCGCTGTGATctctttcaaaagaaaagtgaGTGGCTGCGAAGGGTGCGCTGCAGAGAGGGCTGCTGAGGTCTCTGACCTTGTTGATCCCGGGTCTTTTGCTCCCAGACTATGTTCGCACCTGCATCGTGGACAACGGGGTCGAGTACCGGGGAACTGTGGCCATCACCGTGGGTGGCTTACCCTGCCAGCGCTGGAGCCACAGGTTTCCCAATGACCACAAGTGAGACAGACAGCAACTTCCCTCTTCCTCTGCTGGCCTGGCTCCTGCCCCCAGCACGCACTGTATTGCTGCTCTCACAGGTTCACACCCACACTCCGGAACGGCTTGGAGGAGAACTTCTGCCGCAACCCGGACAGGGACCCTGGAGGTCCCTGGTGCTATACAACCGACCCTGCCGTGCGCTTCCAGAGCTGCGGCATAAAGTCCTGCCGGGAGGGTAAGCGGCTCTGGGTCAAGCCTGGGGCGGGAGGCGCGTGCCCACGCCCGTCCACGAGCCCATCGGCCCCGTGTGTCTCCAGCCGCTTGCCTTTGGTGCAATGGTGAGGATTACCGCGGCTCGGTGGACCGCACCGAGTCAGGACGCGAATGTCAACGCTGGGACCTGCAGCACCCGCATCCACACCCCTTCGAGCCGGGCAAGTACGCGGGGGAGGGCTCGGCGCGAAAGGAGGGCGGGCAAGGGGAGGGTCGAGGTCTCCAGGGGCGGGGCGATAGAAGGCCCAGTCGATGGGGTCAGACAGGGGAGTACTAGGCTCTTGTTTACTAACCCCCAGGTTTCTGGACAAAAATCTGGACGACAACTATTGCCGAAATCCGGACGGCTCGGAGAGGCCCTGGTGCTATACCACCGACCCACAGATGGAGAGAGAGTTCTGTGACCTCCCCCGCTGCGGTATAGCGTGAGGGCGGGGCCTGGGAGGGCACCTGGGATACGTGGGGGCGTGGCCTCGGGGcgaggggcggggctgggcgTGATCCGGCGGGGATCCAGAGACCCTGGGGCTCCGCACCAGCCCCCGACCAGGTCTCAGTTCCGGCTCCGGCTCAGACCGGCCTCGGTCCATCCAAGGGTCCGAGGCACAGCCGAGCCAGGAAGCCACGACGCTCAACTGCTTCCGCGGGAAAGGCGAGGGCTACCGGGGCACAGTCAACACCACCGCCGCGGGCGTGCCCTGCCAGCGTTGGGATGCACAGCTCCCACATCAGCATCGCTTTGCGCCTGAAAAGTATGCGTGCAAGTGAGTTGGCTGGCAGCCGCTGGGAGCTGAGTACTCCTGGGGGTTGAGACCTGAGGGGGGTCCTGGGCGGGGCTTGAAGGAAGGCGGGACCTGGGGAGCTGAAGGCTGGACTGCGGCTCCCGCTGGCGGGCTGGGACCCACCTGGGCTGAGCAGCGTGCCTGCACAGGGACCTCCGGGAGAACTTCTGTCGAAACCCCGACGGATCGGAGGCGCCCTGGTGCTTCACATCGCGGCCTGGCATGCGCATGGCCTTCTGTTACCAGATCCGGCGCTGCACCGACGACGTGCGGCCCGAGGGTAAGGCCGAAGCTGGGGCTGGAGGCACGGAGCCAGAGAGCTGGGGCGAGAACCGGCTGACGGTCGCCCTTGTCCGCCCACTGCAGACTGCTACCATGGCGCGGGGGAACTGTACCGCGGCTCTGTTAGCAAGACCCGAAAGGGCATTCGGTGTCAGAACTGGTCGGCTGAGACGCCGCACAAGCCGCAGTAAGCTTGTCAGCACGCCAGGCATCTCCCAGACCCAGGCCACAGGCCCCGCCCGGGACAACGCCTAGGGTGGCAAGCCTAGGCATGTCTCACTGCGAGTACTTGGGGTTACCGTTTGATCTTGCTCCCCTCTTCGGCCTAGGTTCAAGCACACTTCTGCCCCACACGCGCCCCTGGAGGAGAACTTCTGCCGGAACCCAGATGGGGATAGTCACGGGCCCTGGTGCTACACCATGGACCCGGGGACTCCATTCGACTACTGTGCGCTGCGGCGCTGTGGTGAGCACCAGCGACTCAACCCCGGGGCTCCGCCCTTAGCCTCCACTGCCAAAGGCTGGCTCCCTTAATGCCAAATTTGGATCTTTCAGATGATGACCAACAGTCGTCCATCCTGGAGACTGCAGGTACAGACCTGGGCCAGGTGTTCCTTGTGGTCCCTCTGCACCCCCCAGGTCCATCCAGTCGGGGGTCTCATCCAGCACACTCTGTCCCCCAGACCAGGTGCTGTTTGATAAATGTGGTAAGAGAGTGACTCGAGTGGACCCGTGGCGCTCCAAGCTGCGTGTGGTTGGGGGCCAGCCTGGGAACTCACCCTGGACAGTCAGCTTGCGCAACCGGTGAGGCACGACTGCCTGATTCCCCAAGATGGGCCGAAGCTATATCCTCTGTGCCTGTGCTAGTAGCGGGGTGGGAACCTGCCTGCACCTGGAGGGGACCTGGAGATGGCAGGTCCAGCCTGGGTCTCAGGACCGTTTCCTAACCCGCTTTCCCGCAGGCAGGGCCAGCACTTCTGCGGAGGCTCCCTAGTGAAGGAGCAGTGGGTTCTGACTGCCCGGCAGTGCTTCTCCTCCTGGTGAGCCTCCCTTAGGTTTGGGGACCCAGTCCCAATCCCCTGCCTTCATCTCCCCCCTCAGCCACCTTCCCTGGCAAGTCACCAGGTGAGCGCTGGGCAGCAGACCCCGAGTCTCAACTCATCTAGCAGAGCTTCTCTCTCAGCCATATGTCTCTCGTGGGCTATGAGGTGTGGCTGGGCACCCTGTTCCAGGACCCACAGCCCGGGGAGCCAGACCTGCAGCGCATCCCAATGGCCAAGATGGTCTGTGGGCCCTCTGGTTCCCAGCTTGTTCTGCTCAAGTTAGAGAGGTGTGTGAGAAGTCAAGAGGGTGTGAGGTGGGGCTGGGCCTTATGGCCTCAGCCCCTGAAAGCCCTCATTCTCGCTAAAGACCCGTGATCCTGAACCAGCGTGTGGCCCTGATCTGCCTGCCCCCTGAGCGGTATGTGGTGCCTCCAGGCACCAGTTGTGAGATTGCAGGCTGGGGTGAGACCAAAGGTAAGAGAACAGCGCAGGggcatggacttctccaggccaacAGG
Coding sequences within:
- the MST1 gene encoding hepatocyte growth factor-like protein isoform X1 codes for the protein MGWLPLLLLLIWFSGAPGQRSPLNDFQVLRGTELQHLLHSVGPRTWQEDVANAEECAGRCGPLLDCRAFHYNLSSHGCQLLPWTQHSPHTRLQRSGRCDLFQKKNYVRTCIVDNGVEYRGTVAITVGGLPCQRWSHRFPNDHKFTPTLRNGLEENFCRNPDRDPGGPWCYTTDPAVRFQSCGIKSCREAACLWCNGEDYRGSVDRTESGRECQRWDLQHPHPHPFEPGKFLDKNLDDNYCRNPDGSERPWCYTTDPQMEREFCDLPRCDRPRSIQGSEAQPSQEATTLNCFRGKGEGYRGTVNTTAAGVPCQRWDAQLPHQHRFAPEKYACKDLRENFCRNPDGSEAPWCFTSRPGMRMAFCYQIRRCTDDVRPEDCYHGAGELYRGSVSKTRKGIRCQNWSAETPHKPQFKHTSAPHAPLEENFCRNPDGDSHGPWCYTMDPGTPFDYCALRRCDDDQQSSILETADQVLFDKCGKRVTRVDPWRSKLRVVGGQPGNSPWTVSLRNRQGQHFCGGSLVKEQWVLTARQCFSSCHMSLVGYEVWLGTLFQDPQPGEPDLQRIPMAKMVCGPSGSQLVLLKLERPVILNQRVALICLPPERYVVPPGTSCEIAGWGETKGTGDDTVLNVALLNVISNQECNVKHRGRVRESEMCTAGLLAPVGACEGDYGGPLACFTHDCWVLQGIIIPNRVCARPRWPAIFMRVSVFVDWIHKVMRLG
- the MST1 gene encoding hepatocyte growth factor-like protein isoform X2, giving the protein MGWLPLLLLLIWFSGAPGQRSPLNDFQVLRGTELQHLLHSVGPRTWQEDVANAEECAGRCGPLLDCRAFHYNLSSHGCQLLPWTQHSPHTRLQRSGRCDLFQKKNYVRTCIVDNGVEYRGTVAITVGGLPCQRWSHRFPNDHKFTPTLRNGLEENFCRNPDRDPGGPWCYTTDPAVRFQSCGIKSCREAACLWCNGEDYRGSVDRTESGRECQRWDLQHPHPHPFEPGKFLDKNLDDNYCRNPDGSERPWCYTTDPQMEREFCDLPRCGSEAQPSQEATTLNCFRGKGEGYRGTVNTTAAGVPCQRWDAQLPHQHRFAPEKYACKDLRENFCRNPDGSEAPWCFTSRPGMRMAFCYQIRRCTDDVRPEDCYHGAGELYRGSVSKTRKGIRCQNWSAETPHKPQFKHTSAPHAPLEENFCRNPDGDSHGPWCYTMDPGTPFDYCALRRCDDDQQSSILETADQVLFDKCGKRVTRVDPWRSKLRVVGGQPGNSPWTVSLRNRQGQHFCGGSLVKEQWVLTARQCFSSCHMSLVGYEVWLGTLFQDPQPGEPDLQRIPMAKMVCGPSGSQLVLLKLERPVILNQRVALICLPPERYVVPPGTSCEIAGWGETKGTGDDTVLNVALLNVISNQECNVKHRGRVRESEMCTAGLLAPVGACEGDYGGPLACFTHDCWVLQGIIIPNRVCARPRWPAIFMRVSVFVDWIHKVMRLG